A genomic region of Bosea sp. 124 contains the following coding sequences:
- the pstC gene encoding phosphate ABC transporter permease subunit PstC, translating into MAAVTDTMTGPAAPVIRKTPKGTFDVVFRNASLLAALLVLVLLAGIMLSMVIGGWPAFREFGLGFITSSVWDTQNEQYGAWPAIVGTLSTALIALVIGVPLSLGIAVYLTQLAPPWFKQPVSTAIELLAAVPSIIYGMWGLFVFVPLFAAYVQIPLSNIVEGIPIVGTVLYSRSPSGLGILTAGFILAFMIIPFIASITRDMLEQIPSVLRESAYGIGATTWEVVRHVLVPQAGVSIIGAIMLGLGRALGETMAVTFVVGNANRLSASIMDPGSTIASRIANEFNEAMGLQLNALIALGCILFFVTFVVLIIARILVSRVKSY; encoded by the coding sequence ATGGCTGCCGTGACCGACACGATGACCGGGCCTGCCGCCCCCGTCATTCGCAAGACTCCCAAGGGCACATTCGACGTCGTCTTCCGCAATGCCAGTCTCCTGGCGGCGCTGCTCGTGCTGGTGCTGCTCGCCGGCATCATGCTGTCGATGGTTATCGGCGGCTGGCCGGCTTTCCGCGAATTCGGCCTCGGCTTCATCACCTCCAGCGTCTGGGACACGCAGAACGAGCAGTATGGCGCCTGGCCGGCGATCGTCGGCACGCTGTCGACCGCGCTGATCGCGCTCGTCATCGGGGTGCCGCTCTCGCTCGGCATCGCGGTCTATCTCACCCAGCTGGCGCCGCCCTGGTTCAAGCAGCCGGTCTCGACCGCCATCGAGCTTCTCGCCGCCGTGCCCTCGATCATCTACGGCATGTGGGGCCTGTTCGTCTTCGTGCCGCTGTTTGCCGCCTATGTGCAGATCCCCCTCTCGAACATCGTCGAGGGCATCCCGATCGTCGGCACGGTCTTGTATTCGCGCTCGCCCTCGGGGCTGGGCATCCTGACGGCCGGCTTCATCCTGGCCTTCATGATCATCCCCTTCATCGCCTCGATCACCCGCGACATGCTGGAGCAGATTCCCTCCGTGCTGCGCGAGAGCGCCTACGGCATCGGCGCGACGACCTGGGAGGTCGTACGCCATGTGCTGGTGCCGCAGGCCGGCGTCTCGATCATCGGCGCGATCATGCTGGGCCTCGGCCGGGCGCTCGGCGAGACGATGGCGGTGACCTTCGTCGTCGGCAACGCCAACCGGCTCTCGGCCTCGATCATGGATCCGGGCTCGACCATCGCGTCGCGCATCGCCAACGAGTTCAACGAGGCCATGGGGTTGCAGTTGAACGCGCTGATCGCGCTCGGCTGCATCCTGTTCTTCGTCACCTTCGTCGTCCTCATCATCGCGCGCATCCTCGTCTCGCGCGTCAAGAGCTACTGA
- the pstS gene encoding phosphate ABC transporter substrate-binding protein PstS, with protein sequence MRKILILAAATIGLSGVAQAADITGAGATFPFPIYAKWAEAYKKETNIGLNYQSIGSGGGIRQIKAKTVAFGATDAPLKGEDLTKDGLIQFPTVMGGVVPAVNIAGVAPGQLKLSGDIIAEIYLGTIKKWNDPKITAINAGVTLPDANINPVYRSDGSGTTFVFTDYLSKVSPEWKTKIGTNTAVQWPVGIGGKGNEGVSASVKQVANSIGYVEYAYAKQNKLAHALVKNADGNFPAPDDKAFQAAAANANWNEAPGFGISLNNQKGAQAWPITSATFLLVHAKPEKPEEVQAALKFVDWAYKSGDQLALDLDYVPLPANVKDQVRNAWKGVTDPAGKPIF encoded by the coding sequence ATGCGCAAAATTCTCATTCTCGCGGCCGCCACGATCGGTCTGTCCGGCGTGGCCCAGGCTGCCGACATCACCGGCGCCGGCGCCACCTTCCCCTTCCCGATTTATGCCAAGTGGGCCGAGGCCTATAAGAAGGAGACCAATATCGGTCTCAACTACCAGTCGATCGGTTCGGGTGGCGGCATCCGCCAGATCAAGGCCAAGACGGTCGCGTTCGGCGCCACCGACGCCCCGCTCAAGGGCGAGGACCTGACCAAGGACGGCCTGATCCAGTTCCCGACCGTGATGGGCGGCGTGGTCCCGGCCGTGAACATCGCCGGCGTCGCGCCGGGCCAGCTCAAGCTCTCGGGCGACATCATCGCCGAGATCTATCTGGGCACCATCAAGAAGTGGAACGACCCGAAGATCACGGCGATCAATGCCGGCGTGACCCTGCCCGACGCCAACATCAACCCCGTCTACCGTTCGGACGGATCGGGCACGACCTTCGTCTTCACCGACTACCTCTCCAAGGTTTCGCCGGAATGGAAGACGAAGATCGGCACCAACACGGCCGTGCAGTGGCCGGTCGGCATCGGCGGCAAGGGCAATGAAGGCGTGTCGGCTTCGGTGAAGCAGGTCGCCAACTCAATCGGCTATGTCGAGTATGCCTATGCCAAGCAGAACAAGCTGGCCCATGCCCTCGTCAAGAACGCCGACGGCAACTTCCCGGCTCCGGATGACAAGGCATTCCAGGCCGCCGCCGCCAACGCCAACTGGAACGAGGCTCCCGGCTTCGGCATCTCGCTCAACAACCAGAAGGGTGCCCAGGCCTGGCCGATCACCTCCGCCACCTTCCTGCTGGTCCACGCCAAGCCGGAGAAGCCGGAAGAGGTTCAGGCTGCGCTGAAATTCGTCGACTGGGCCTACAAGAGCGGCGACCAGCTCGCCCTCGACCTCGACTACGTGCCGCTCCCGGCCAACGTCAAGGATCAGGTCCGCAACGCCTGGAAGGGCGTGACCGACCCGGCCGGCAAGCCGATCTTCTGA
- a CDS encoding ATP-binding protein, whose product MTAEQVKVAPAMPDAVDPNAAATHALIEAMGSAVVLLDGQGVAQVLSPAMRALMPALETGQPLTLVMRDPDLIEAIDGVARQGGRQVIELIERVPVERTFRIHIAALAGIGWRLPVVLTFEDLSEQRVTERMRVDFVANASHELRTPLASLLGFVETLQGPARNDAGARDRFLAIMREQGLRMARLVDDLLSLSRIELRAHLAPETPVDLAGISREIVDSLTLMAREREVTLTLRAPPEPVRVAGDRDELLRLMENLVENAIKYGKRGGEVVIDVEDGPLEASVGVRDDGPGIAPEHLPRLTERFYRVDTAASREAGGTGLGLAIVKHIVLRHRGRLTIESALGQGATFRAVLPRFGAPPRKP is encoded by the coding sequence GTGACGGCAGAGCAGGTCAAGGTGGCGCCAGCGATGCCCGATGCCGTCGATCCCAACGCCGCCGCGACGCATGCGCTGATCGAGGCGATGGGCTCGGCCGTCGTCCTGCTCGACGGGCAGGGGGTGGCGCAGGTGCTGAGCCCGGCCATGCGCGCGCTGATGCCGGCGCTGGAGACCGGGCAGCCGCTGACGCTCGTCATGCGCGATCCCGATCTGATCGAGGCGATCGACGGCGTCGCCCGCCAGGGTGGCCGGCAGGTCATCGAACTGATCGAGCGCGTGCCCGTCGAACGCACCTTCCGCATCCATATCGCGGCGCTGGCCGGCATTGGCTGGCGGCTACCCGTGGTGCTGACCTTCGAGGATCTGAGCGAACAGCGCGTCACCGAGCGGATGCGCGTCGATTTCGTCGCCAATGCCAGCCATGAGCTGCGCACGCCGCTGGCCTCGCTGCTCGGCTTCGTCGAGACGCTGCAGGGCCCGGCGCGCAACGATGCCGGCGCGCGCGACCGCTTCCTCGCGATCATGCGCGAGCAGGGCCTGCGCATGGCGCGGCTCGTCGACGATCTGCTCTCGCTGTCGCGCATCGAATTGCGCGCCCACCTGGCCCCCGAGACCCCCGTGGATCTGGCAGGCATCTCGCGCGAGATCGTCGATTCGCTGACGCTGATGGCGCGCGAGCGCGAGGTCACGTTGACGCTGCGCGCGCCGCCCGAGCCGGTCAGAGTCGCCGGCGACCGCGACGAATTGCTGCGGCTGATGGAGAATCTGGTCGAGAACGCGATCAAATACGGCAAGCGCGGCGGCGAGGTCGTGATCGATGTCGAGGATGGCCCGCTCGAGGCCAGCGTCGGCGTCCGCGACGACGGGCCGGGCATCGCGCCCGAGCATCTGCCGCGTCTGACCGAGCGCTTCTACCGCGTCGATACGGCGGCAAGCCGCGAGGCGGGTGGCACCGGGCTGGGGCTGGCGATCGTCAAGCACATCGTCCTGCGTCATCGCGGCCGGCTGACGATCGAGAGCGCGCTCGGGCAGGGGGCGACTTTCCGGGCCGTGCTGCCGCGCTTCGGAGCGCCGCCAAGAAAGCCGTGA
- the ppk2 gene encoding polyphosphate kinase 2, whose translation MAKTSSGKKPKHTRAAGRAVKDTLPVAPDDPRPTRTERKIFDIEAASLPEPIVAAAFRSGGFPFSRRMKRKPYERELAPLQIELQKLLRWTRETGERIVVVFEGRDGSGKGGTIARFTQHLNPRQARVVALPKPSDTEKGQWYFQRYAAELPTAGQIAFFDRSWYNRAGVERVMEFCTPEQSDAFLREAPAFEGMLVRDGIRLIKILIDVGREMQMTRLHARWHDPLKRWKLSPIDFQAIPRFDGYSQAFGEMLERTTTDWAPWHVVRGNDKLRARLNAIRHVLLCVPYEGRNEAAIGELDRKVVVSAEDYLRKDSES comes from the coding sequence ATGGCTAAGACCTCCTCCGGCAAGAAGCCGAAGCATACCCGGGCCGCCGGGCGCGCGGTGAAGGACACCCTGCCCGTCGCGCCCGACGACCCGAGGCCGACCCGCACGGAACGCAAGATCTTCGACATCGAGGCCGCCTCGCTGCCCGAGCCGATCGTCGCCGCCGCCTTCCGCAGCGGCGGCTTTCCGTTCTCGAGACGGATGAAGCGCAAACCTTACGAGCGCGAGCTCGCGCCGCTGCAGATCGAGTTGCAGAAGCTGCTGCGCTGGACGCGCGAGACCGGCGAACGCATCGTCGTCGTCTTCGAGGGACGTGACGGCTCCGGCAAGGGCGGCACCATCGCCCGCTTCACACAGCACCTGAATCCGCGACAGGCCCGGGTCGTGGCGCTGCCGAAACCCTCCGACACAGAAAAGGGCCAATGGTATTTCCAGCGCTATGCGGCGGAACTGCCCACGGCCGGTCAGATCGCCTTCTTCGACCGCTCCTGGTACAACCGGGCTGGCGTCGAGCGCGTGATGGAATTCTGCACGCCCGAGCAGTCGGACGCGTTCCTGCGCGAGGCACCGGCCTTCGAGGGCATGCTGGTGCGCGACGGCATCCGGCTGATCAAGATCCTGATCGATGTCGGGCGCGAGATGCAGATGACGCGATTGCATGCGCGTTGGCACGACCCGCTCAAGCGCTGGAAGCTCTCGCCGATCGATTTCCAGGCGATCCCTCGCTTCGACGGTTATTCGCAGGCATTCGGCGAAATGCTGGAGCGCACCACGACGGACTGGGCGCCCTGGCATGTCGTGCGCGGCAACGACAAGCTGCGCGCGCGGCTCAACGCCATCCGCCACGTCCTCCTCTGCGTCCCCTATGAGGGTCGGAACGAGGCGGCGATCGGCGAACTCGACCGCAAGGTCGTGGTCAGCGCCGAGGATTATCTCCGCAAGGATAGCGAGAGCTGA